In one Betta splendens chromosome 14, fBetSpl5.4, whole genome shotgun sequence genomic region, the following are encoded:
- the LOC114869183 gene encoding collagenase 3-like — translation MKSLNLSLLLSLAVTVYCLPMAKVTVKDEKFAESYLKKFFNLTEESETGTVRRGLNPVTIKLTEMQKFFGLKITGTLDSDTLAMMKKPRCGVPDGAVARFSTFGNNLKWEKNSLTYRIVNYTPDMSNAEVDDSIDKALQVWSRVTPLRFTKIRSGTADIMISFGRQNHGDFYPFDGPDGTLAHAFAPGPDIGGDAHFDEDETFTYRSTAGYVLFMVAAHEFGHSLGLSHSDDPGALMYPVYSYSNPDTFVLPRDDVNGIQSLYGPNPDKVPGPTPPTTPDSCDSTLVLDAVATLRGETLFFKNSFFWRSYSQRNTPEQTLITNFWPDAPINIDAAYESYELDSVLLFKDQKVWAFSGYDLLRGYPKPISSFGLPSSVKKIDAALYNSDTGKTLFFVGTSYYSYDEAKKKMDPGFPKQVHATFSGLTTKVTAALHFKGFTYLYTGSYLNEYSGGRLMRVLRNNYFLPCTKP, via the exons ATGAAGTCCTTGAATCTGAGCCTTCTACTGAGCCTGGCAGTCACAGTTTACTGTTTGCCAATGGCAAAGGTGACCGTGAAAGATGAAAAGTTTGCAGAG AGCTACCTGAAGAAGTTCTTCAACCTGACAGAGGAAAGTGAGACGGGGACTGTTAGACGGGGACTCAACCCTGTTACCATCAAGCTCACCGAGATGCAGAAATTCTTTGGTCTCAAAATCACAGGGACGCTCGACTCAGACACTTTGGCCATGATGAAGAAGCCTCGCTGTGGCGTTCCTGATGGAGCTGTCGCTCGTTTCTCCACCTTTGGAAACAACCTGAAGTGGGAGAAAAACAGCCTCACCTACAG GATTGTGAACTACACTCCTGACATGTCCAACGCAGAGGTAGATGACTCCATTGACAAAGCTCTGCAGGTCTGGTCCAGAGTGACTCCACTGAGGTTCACAAAAATTAGAAGTGGCACTGCTGACATTATGATCTCCTTTGGCCGCCAAA ATCATGGTGATTTCTACCCGTTTGATGGCCCTGATGGAACTCTTGCCCACGCCTTCGCTCCAGGTCCTGACATTGGAGGAGACGCTCATTTTGACGAAGATGAGACTTTCACTTATCGTTCAACTGCAG GCTATGTTCTCTTCATGGTAGCTGCCCATGAGTTTGGTCACTCCCTGGGTCTGTCTCACTCTGATGATCCTGGTGCTCTCATGTATCCTGTGTATTCATACAGCAATCCAGATACTTTTGTTTTGCCCCGTGATGATGTCAACGGCATCCAGTCTCTCTATG GTCCAAACCCTGACAAGGTGCCTGGGCccacaccccccaccacccctgATTCCTGTGATTCAACCTTGGTCTTGGATGCCGTGGCCACTCTGAGAGGAGAGACGCTCTTTTTCAAGAACAG CTTCTTCTGGCGCAGTTACTCCCAGAGAAATACACCTGAGCAAACTCTTATCACAAACTTCTGGCCTGACGCCCCCATCAACATTGACGCTGCTTATGAGAGTTATGAGTTAGACAGTGTGTTACTCTTTAaag ATCAGAAGGTATGGGCTTTCAGCGGCTATGACCTTCTACGTGGTTATCCTAAACCAATCTCCAGCTTTGGTCTGCCCAGCTCAGTGAAGAAAATTGATGCAGCCCTTTATAACTCAGACACTGGAAAGACTCTCTTCTTTGTTGGCACCAGCTACTACAG TTACGATGAGGCCAAGAAGAAGATGGACCCAGGATTCCCCAAACAAGTGCATGCAACCTTCTCTGGATTGACCACTAAGGTGACGGCAGCTTTGCACTTCAAAG GTTTCACTTATCTCTACACTGGATCTTACTTGAACGAGTACAGTGGTGGGAGGTTGATGCGTGTTCTGAGGAACAACTACTTCTTGCCCTGCACTAAACCCTAG